Proteins co-encoded in one Desulfallas thermosapovorans DSM 6562 genomic window:
- a CDS encoding helix-turn-helix domain-containing protein, whose protein sequence is MEEYIRSRVPWSTEPSLKFKAEEVGVDFDDFIAGLRDGKSDLEMAEEFDVTEKLIFHLRDHFMRYGLGHIMGQD, encoded by the coding sequence ATGGAAGAATATATTCGTTCCCGGGTTCCCTGGAGCACAGAGCCCAGTTTGAAATTCAAGGCCGAAGAGGTAGGCGTTGATTTTGATGATTTTATAGCGGGTTTAAGGGACGGTAAATCCGATTTAGAGATGGCGGAAGAATTTGATGTCACGGAAAAGCTGATTTTTCACCTGCGCGATCATTTTATGCGTTATGGCCTGGGCCACATTATGGGGCAGGACTGA
- the cbiB gene encoding adenosylcobinamide-phosphate synthase CbiB: MNIFVLFALVGFIIDLLVGDPPRLPHPVVYIGRGIARLEKVARSVASSPLALKAAGVGIAITVVVVSFGVTMLILWAARQASYYVYLFLGAWIVSTTLATRGLAEAAGTIRQLLLADDQQVARRQVGYIVGRDTESMDREQMVRATVETVAENINDAVVAPLFYACLGGPALAMAYRAINTLDSMLGYKNDRYLYLGWASARLDDWAGYIPARLTGLVLLLAAWLSGRDWKRALRAWRRDAAGHPSPNSGIPESVMAGAIHVRLGGCNIYDGVASFRTYMGDPLEEFRPDHIVRAVDMLYLSSTCAVICLVVLAWLVIN, translated from the coding sequence ATGAATATATTTGTTTTATTTGCCCTGGTCGGTTTTATAATTGATTTGTTGGTTGGAGACCCGCCCCGCTTACCCCATCCGGTGGTATATATCGGCCGGGGTATTGCCCGCCTGGAGAAGGTGGCCAGGAGCGTTGCCTCATCCCCTTTGGCCCTGAAAGCAGCGGGGGTGGGTATAGCCATAACGGTGGTTGTGGTTAGTTTTGGTGTTACCATGCTTATTTTATGGGCAGCCCGGCAGGCCAGTTATTATGTTTATTTGTTTTTGGGAGCCTGGATTGTTTCCACCACTTTGGCTACCAGAGGTCTTGCCGAAGCGGCAGGTACCATAAGGCAACTGCTGCTAGCGGATGATCAGCAGGTGGCCCGCCGGCAGGTGGGCTATATCGTGGGCCGGGATACCGAATCAATGGATAGGGAGCAAATGGTGCGGGCTACTGTGGAAACCGTGGCCGAAAATATTAACGACGCCGTGGTGGCACCGCTTTTTTATGCTTGCCTTGGCGGGCCTGCTCTGGCCATGGCCTACCGGGCGATAAACACGCTGGACTCTATGCTGGGTTACAAAAATGACCGGTATTTGTACTTGGGATGGGCGTCAGCCCGGCTGGATGATTGGGCGGGATATATACCGGCCCGTCTGACAGGCCTGGTACTGCTACTGGCCGCCTGGTTGTCGGGAAGAGATTGGAAGCGGGCACTGAGGGCATGGCGCAGGGATGCCGCCGGTCACCCCAGTCCCAACAGCGGCATACCCGAGTCGGTTATGGCCGGGGCTATACATGTCAGGCTTGGGGGATGTAATATCTATGACGGGGTGGCTTCATTTCGCACTTATATGGGTGACCCGTTGGAGGAGTTCAGGCCGGATCATATTGTCCGGGCGGTGGACATGCTGTACCTGTCCTCGACCTGTGCTGTGATTTGCCTTGTGGTACTGGCCTGGCTAGTCATAAATTAA
- the guaB gene encoding IMP dehydrogenase encodes MYPDKFNKVGLTFDDVLLVPSASEVLPRDVDTSTRLTKNITLNIPLISAGMDTVTEYRMAIAMAREGGIGVIHKNMSIERQALEVDRVKRSEHGVISDPIYLSPESSISEALVLMERYRISGVPVTDNGKLVGILTNRDLRFEKNFQQKVAHVMTRENLITAPVGTTLEEAKEILQTYKVEKLPIVDNDFNLRGLITIKDIEKARQFPLSAKDAGGRLLVAAAVGVTADTMERVTALVEAKVDAIVIDTAHGHSRGVLNTVYNVKAKFPELDVIAGNVGTAEGTRDLINAGADAVKVGIGPGSICTTRVVAGAGVPQITAIYDCAQEATKYNIPIIADGGIKYSGDVTKAIAAGADVVMLGSLLAGTEESPGDMEIYQGRSYKVYRGMGSLGAMKEGSKDRYFQENQKKLVPEGVEGRVPYRGTLADTAFQLIGGLRAGMGYCGAASIEELKKNSRFIRITPAGLRESHPHDVIITKEAPNYSLR; translated from the coding sequence ATTTATCCCGATAAATTTAATAAAGTAGGGTTAACGTTTGATGATGTACTGTTGGTACCATCGGCCTCAGAGGTGCTGCCGCGGGATGTGGATACTTCCACCCGGTTGACTAAAAATATAACACTTAACATTCCCCTGATCAGTGCCGGTATGGATACCGTCACCGAGTACCGTATGGCCATTGCCATGGCCAGGGAAGGCGGTATCGGTGTAATTCACAAAAATATGTCCATTGAGCGCCAGGCGCTGGAAGTGGATCGTGTAAAGCGCTCGGAACATGGTGTTATTTCCGATCCCATTTATCTATCACCGGAAAGCTCCATCAGTGAGGCATTGGTATTGATGGAGCGTTACCGTATCTCCGGTGTACCGGTTACCGATAACGGTAAGCTGGTGGGCATTCTAACCAACCGGGATTTACGGTTTGAGAAGAACTTTCAGCAAAAGGTTGCCCACGTAATGACCAGGGAAAACCTTATTACCGCCCCGGTAGGTACCACCCTGGAAGAAGCCAAAGAGATCTTGCAAACTTATAAAGTTGAAAAATTGCCCATTGTGGATAACGATTTTAACCTGCGAGGACTTATTACCATTAAGGATATTGAAAAAGCCCGCCAGTTTCCTTTGTCAGCCAAAGACGCGGGGGGTAGGCTGCTGGTGGCCGCAGCCGTGGGTGTTACTGCCGATACCATGGAGCGCGTTACCGCATTGGTGGAAGCAAAGGTGGATGCAATTGTCATTGATACGGCCCACGGACATTCCCGTGGAGTACTTAATACTGTGTACAATGTGAAAGCAAAATTCCCGGAATTGGACGTTATCGCTGGCAATGTTGGTACGGCTGAGGGGACCCGGGATTTAATCAATGCCGGTGCCGATGCGGTTAAGGTGGGTATCGGCCCCGGTTCTATTTGTACCACCAGGGTGGTGGCGGGAGCAGGTGTACCCCAAATCACAGCTATCTATGACTGTGCCCAGGAAGCCACTAAATATAACATACCAATCATAGCTGATGGTGGTATAAAATACTCGGGAGATGTTACCAAGGCCATAGCCGCCGGTGCTGACGTGGTTATGCTGGGTAGTTTGCTGGCGGGTACGGAAGAAAGCCCGGGGGACATGGAAATATATCAGGGTCGCAGTTACAAGGTCTATCGTGGCATGGGTTCACTGGGTGCTATGAAAGAAGGCAGTAAGGACCGTTATTTTCAGGAAAATCAAAAGAAACTTGTTCCCGAAGGAGTTGAGGGGAGAGTTCCCTACCGGGGCACACTGGCTGATACAGCTTTTCAGCTTATTGGTGGATTGCGGGCCGGTATGGGGTACTGTGGAGCCGCCTCAATCGAAGAATTAAAGAAAAACAGCCGTTTTATCCGCATAACTCCGGCTGGATTGCGGGAAAGCCACCCCCACGATGTGATAATCACCAAAGAAGCACCTAACTACAGCCTGCGCTAA
- a CDS encoding YtrH family sporulation protein: MDTFVNKTILIFFTALGIMLGAALVGALAAVLVREPPVGTMLKLAREIKIWAIVAAIGGTFSTFEVLESGLFQGEVRAVIKQLIYITSALAGTQSGYYLLLILSGEGQ, encoded by the coding sequence ATGGATACCTTTGTTAATAAAACGATACTGATTTTTTTTACCGCCCTTGGTATTATGCTTGGTGCGGCTTTGGTGGGCGCTCTGGCGGCTGTTTTGGTGCGGGAACCACCCGTGGGCACTATGCTGAAACTGGCCAGGGAAATTAAAATATGGGCTATTGTAGCTGCCATTGGCGGTACTTTTTCCACCTTTGAGGTATTGGAATCAGGTTTATTCCAGGGCGAGGTGCGGGCGGTTATCAAACAATTGATTTATATAACCAGCGCTTTGGCGGGAACCCAGAGCGGCTACTATTTATTATTGATACTGTCGGGTGAAGGGCAATGA
- a CDS encoding cobyrinate a,c-diamide synthase, with translation MPNFPRLMIAGTHSGAGKTTVATAIMAMLSASGMRVQPYKVGPDYIDPGFHQVATGRISRNLDTFFLGEDGIKEVFTRSAMGADISIIEGVMGLYDGIGSTDEGSSARVARLLQCPVVLVMDARSMARSAAAVVWGYANLPGGIPLAGVILNRVGSPRHLAILTEAIECKTGVPVLGGILRDHELHLPERHLGLVPSVENSDWPKIMQMLGRRVACGVSGERLVNLARSAPGLEARQQIFAVEPGTTVQLGIIRDKAFNFYYQDGLDLLAAMGAELAQCSALKDRSLPGELDGLYIGGGFPEMFMEQLSANTTFIDDLRRRVAGGMPVYAECGGLMYLCDTVTDFTGRRLKGAGILPAHCRMEKKRAALGYVEAKSLRDNVLVNNGAELRGHEFHYSTVTGEGLIPAFTLRKPGGAVGRPDGHACNNVLATYLHIHFAGLPLAARGLLNSCARYSRLKKKVKI, from the coding sequence ATGCCAAATTTTCCCCGCCTGATGATTGCCGGGACACATAGCGGAGCAGGTAAAACCACTGTAGCCACAGCAATAATGGCTATGCTCAGCGCTTCCGGCATGCGGGTTCAGCCCTATAAAGTGGGACCTGATTATATTGATCCCGGCTTTCACCAGGTGGCCACCGGGCGGATTTCCAGGAATTTGGACACCTTTTTCCTGGGAGAAGACGGGATAAAAGAAGTGTTCACCCGCTCGGCGATGGGTGCGGATATTAGTATCATAGAAGGGGTAATGGGTTTGTATGATGGCATTGGCTCCACGGACGAGGGTAGTTCCGCCCGGGTGGCCCGGTTACTTCAATGCCCGGTGGTGCTGGTTATGGATGCCCGTTCCATGGCGCGCAGCGCCGCTGCGGTGGTTTGGGGCTATGCCAATTTGCCCGGTGGTATTCCATTGGCCGGTGTTATTTTAAACCGGGTGGGCAGCCCCCGGCATCTGGCTATATTAACAGAGGCCATTGAGTGCAAAACCGGGGTGCCGGTGCTGGGGGGGATATTACGTGATCACGAGTTACACCTGCCGGAGCGGCATCTGGGATTGGTGCCCAGCGTGGAGAACAGTGATTGGCCCAAGATAATGCAAATGCTGGGACGGCGGGTGGCCTGTGGTGTATCAGGGGAAAGGTTGGTAAATCTAGCCCGTAGTGCCCCCGGACTGGAGGCCCGGCAGCAAATTTTTGCGGTGGAACCGGGCACAACTGTGCAATTAGGTATTATCAGAGACAAGGCCTTTAATTTTTATTACCAGGATGGGCTGGATTTACTGGCGGCCATGGGAGCTGAGCTGGCTCAATGCAGCGCGCTGAAAGACCGGTCCCTGCCCGGTGAATTGGACGGACTTTATATAGGTGGCGGTTTCCCTGAAATGTTTATGGAACAATTATCCGCCAATACAACTTTTATTGATGATTTAAGGCGCCGGGTAGCCGGTGGAATGCCTGTTTACGCCGAGTGTGGCGGTTTAATGTATCTTTGTGATACGGTAACTGATTTTACCGGGCGCCGGTTAAAGGGTGCCGGCATACTACCTGCTCACTGCCGGATGGAAAAGAAGCGGGCGGCTTTGGGTTATGTTGAGGCTAAATCATTGCGGGATAATGTACTGGTCAATAATGGAGCCGAGCTGCGGGGTCATGAATTTCACTACTCCACTGTTACAGGGGAAGGACTAATACCGGCATTTACGCTGCGTAAACCCGGGGGGGCTGTGGGGCGCCCGGACGGGCATGCCTGTAATAATGTACTGGCCACTTACTTGCACATTCATTTTGCCGGTTTGCCCCTGGCCGCCCGGGGGTTATTAAACTCCTGTGCCCGTTACAGCCGTTTAAAAAAGAAGGTGAAGATATGA
- the cobD gene encoding threonine-phosphate decarboxylase CobD, translating to MMIHNEYKHGGDIYGAARSLQCNPREIYDFSANINPLGASPLVLKAIIENLDLIRHYPDPCCTDLRAGLTKHLKVAPEKMLPGNGAAELIYLLARVMGYRRAVITAPTFVEYGAAITSAGGVICEVPLLEEEEFVLPVSRLKRVMESADVVFICNPNNPTGKAVQRAVIQSIVDYAKKYGATVVVDEAFIDFIYRQEQYTVLPLLDEYPNLVVLYSLTKFFGIPGLRLGVLLAAEPVIKKLESAKDPWNVNSLAQIAGVAALADEDHMARTRQIIWREKEFLCQAISQIPGLKAYAGEANYLLVKIKSHALDSSRLAARTARQGVLVRDCASFNGLGNRYIRVAVKTRAENEVLLNVLSETMKGVANG from the coding sequence ATGATGATACATAACGAATACAAGCATGGTGGGGATATATATGGTGCTGCCCGTAGTTTGCAATGCAACCCCAGGGAAATATATGATTTCAGTGCCAACATCAATCCCTTGGGTGCTTCTCCCCTGGTTTTGAAAGCGATAATTGAAAACCTGGACCTGATCCGGCATTACCCCGATCCGTGCTGCACGGATTTGCGGGCAGGTTTAACCAAACACCTCAAGGTAGCACCTGAAAAAATGCTGCCGGGCAACGGGGCTGCGGAATTAATTTATCTATTGGCCAGGGTAATGGGTTACCGCCGGGCTGTAATTACCGCACCCACCTTTGTGGAATACGGTGCGGCGATCACCAGTGCCGGGGGGGTGATTTGCGAAGTACCGTTATTGGAGGAGGAGGAGTTTGTACTGCCGGTATCACGGCTAAAAAGGGTAATGGAAAGTGCCGATGTGGTATTTATTTGTAACCCCAACAACCCCACAGGAAAAGCGGTGCAAAGGGCGGTTATCCAATCAATTGTTGATTACGCGAAAAAGTATGGCGCTACTGTAGTGGTGGATGAAGCCTTTATTGATTTTATTTACCGGCAGGAGCAGTATACGGTGCTGCCGTTGCTGGATGAATACCCCAATTTGGTTGTATTGTACTCATTAACGAAGTTTTTCGGTATCCCCGGTCTGCGATTGGGTGTATTATTAGCCGCAGAGCCAGTGATCAAAAAACTTGAATCTGCAAAGGATCCGTGGAACGTGAACAGCTTGGCGCAAATCGCGGGTGTGGCGGCACTGGCGGATGAAGATCATATGGCCAGGACCCGGCAAATAATTTGGCGGGAAAAGGAATTTCTGTGCCAGGCGATTTCTCAGATACCGGGACTAAAAGCTTATGCCGGGGAAGCCAATTATTTGCTGGTTAAAATTAAGAGTCACGCCCTGGACTCTTCCCGGCTGGCTGCCCGGACGGCCAGGCAGGGTGTTCTGGTACGGGATTGCGCCAGTTTCAATGGTTTGGGTAACCGGTACATTCGGGTGGCGGTTAAAACGAGGGCGGAAAATGAAGTGCTGCTGAATGTGCTCAGTGAGACTATGAAAGGGGTAGCCAATGGGTAG
- the cobU gene encoding bifunctional adenosylcobinamide kinase/adenosylcobinamide-phosphate guanylyltransferase produces MLSEIVLVIGGTRSGKSRFAEKLAARSGKNVVYLATAGIHDDEMAQRVKEHRLRRPEAWRTVEETHNLTGVLSTLPPGTVVLIDCITLWMSNLLLDENMPRPGAGGLEKENHITTEAREIVHVARDKNLHLIMVSNEVGCGLVPEYELGRSYRDIAGRVNQLLAELADRVFYIVAGLPLELKSMASGGAQRGV; encoded by the coding sequence TTGTTAAGTGAAATAGTGCTGGTTATTGGTGGCACGCGCAGCGGAAAAAGTAGATTTGCTGAAAAATTGGCCGCAAGGTCCGGCAAAAATGTTGTTTACTTGGCTACCGCCGGCATACATGATGATGAAATGGCCCAGCGGGTTAAAGAGCATCGCCTGCGCCGGCCGGAAGCCTGGCGCACGGTGGAGGAAACACACAACCTGACCGGTGTGCTGTCAACGCTGCCCCCGGGAACTGTGGTGTTGATAGACTGTATAACCCTTTGGATGTCTAATTTATTGCTGGATGAAAATATGCCCCGCCCCGGTGCAGGTGGACTGGAAAAGGAAAACCATATTACCACCGAGGCCAGGGAGATTGTTCATGTAGCCCGGGATAAAAATTTACATTTGATCATGGTTAGCAATGAGGTGGGTTGTGGTCTGGTGCCTGAATATGAACTGGGCAGGTCATACCGCGATATTGCGGGACGGGTCAACCAGCTACTGGCCGAACTTGCCGACCGGGTATTTTATATAGTGGCCGGCCTGCCGCTGGAGTTAAAATCAATGGCCTCAGGCGGCGCACAAAGGGGGGTATAA
- the cobS gene encoding adenosylcobinamide-GDP ribazoletransferase, with amino-acid sequence MKTFCFALQHLTRINIYKGDFDEAAFGRAAVYFPLVGLLLGVLLALAQMLFSYFFSEPLVAGLLVVLMVIMTGGMHLDGFMDTVDGVFSGRPRDKKLEIMRDSRVGAFGVLALVCLLLLKYNVFLTVSSPLIYQSILLAVILSRWSMVYAIACFPYARREGLGTLYNRYTGRRELLWATTGTAIMVVIIAWMAGLILLLTAWGWVHLMGSRLTGDLGGLTGDIYGATAETTELFIYLAVFPLYTYWAWLFSNPWL; translated from the coding sequence ATGAAAACCTTTTGTTTTGCACTCCAACACTTAACCAGAATAAATATTTACAAAGGTGATTTTGATGAAGCGGCCTTTGGGCGGGCGGCTGTATATTTCCCTTTGGTGGGTTTATTGCTTGGCGTTTTACTGGCTCTGGCACAAATGCTTTTTTCTTATTTTTTTTCGGAGCCCCTGGTGGCGGGGTTGCTGGTGGTGTTGATGGTTATTATGACCGGTGGTATGCATCTTGATGGTTTTATGGATACCGTGGACGGAGTTTTCAGCGGGCGTCCCCGGGACAAAAAACTGGAAATTATGCGGGACAGCAGGGTGGGTGCCTTTGGGGTTTTGGCTCTGGTCTGTCTTTTACTGTTAAAATATAACGTATTTTTAACTGTGTCTTCACCCCTTATATACCAGAGCATACTACTGGCCGTGATATTAAGCCGCTGGTCCATGGTATATGCCATTGCTTGTTTTCCATATGCCCGCAGGGAAGGACTGGGCACGTTATACAACAGGTATACAGGTAGGCGGGAATTATTATGGGCAACAACCGGTACAGCTATAATGGTAGTTATAATTGCCTGGATGGCGGGTTTAATATTATTATTAACTGCGTGGGGTTGGGTGCACTTGATGGGCAGCAGGCTGACCGGCGATTTGGGTGGACTGACCGGTGATATATATGGTGCCACGGCGGAAACCACTGAACTGTTCATTTACCTGGCGGTATTTCCCCTTTATACATACTGGGCCTGGTTGTTCAGTAACCCGTGGTTATAA
- the cobC gene encoding alpha-ribazole phosphatase codes for MGSRLFLVRHGETVWNKETRLQGRADIALSDKGIKQAEALSKRLAGHNFAAFYSSNLSRARETAAIIARPHRKPVQEIPDLQELNFGHWEGLTIEEIRRKYRRESEAWWSNPLETRIPGGETLAEMTERSVRAVKNIVEQYPDEQVLVVVHGGVIRSIVATVLGIDLNQYWRLRQDNASLTIIDFYQWDKAILMLYNDCSHLAPGQVPPV; via the coding sequence ATGGGTAGTCGTTTATTTCTGGTTAGACATGGTGAAACTGTCTGGAATAAAGAGACCCGCTTGCAGGGCCGTGCCGATATTGCTTTAAGTGATAAAGGAATCAAGCAGGCTGAAGCGTTAAGCAAGCGTTTAGCGGGGCATAATTTCGCTGCCTTCTATTCCAGCAATCTTTCCCGGGCACGGGAAACCGCCGCAATTATAGCCAGGCCACATCGCAAGCCCGTGCAGGAAATCCCGGATTTGCAAGAATTAAATTTCGGGCATTGGGAGGGGCTGACCATAGAGGAAATTCGCCGTAAATACAGGCGAGAATCCGAGGCCTGGTGGTCAAACCCTCTGGAAACCAGGATCCCGGGGGGCGAAACGCTGGCTGAAATGACTGAACGCTCCGTGCGAGCTGTTAAAAATATCGTGGAGCAATACCCGGATGAACAGGTGCTGGTAGTGGTGCATGGAGGGGTTATCAGGAGTATTGTGGCCACCGTGCTGGGTATTGATTTAAACCAGTACTGGCGCTTGCGCCAGGATAATGCTTCCCTTACTATCATTGATTTTTACCAATGGGATAAGGCCATATTGATGCTGTACAATGATTGCAGCCACCTGGCACCGGGCCAAGTTCCACCGGTATGA
- a CDS encoding cobyric acid synthase, protein MVAAKTIMVQGTASHAGKSVLTAALCRIFYQDGYRVAPFKSQNMALNSFVTADGGEMGRAQVVQAEAAGVPPSVDMNPILLKPTGNASSQVVVLGRPLDNYNAWDYHQELAGKLWSVVTVALERLQNDFDIVVIEGAGSPAEVNLQATDIVNMKVARQAGAPVLLVADIDRGGALAAVVGTLELLPPGDRERVKGIIINKFRGDVNLFQPAIKFLEQKTGVPVCGVVPYFDDLYIQDEDSVVMERKNYLAVNDGDKVDIAVLRLPRISNFTDFDPLESEPGVYLRYVGCDDTLGQPDLVIIPGSKNTIEDLLYLKQTGLAGEVVRLARRGVPVVGICGGFQMLGRELKDPFKTESSIEHIPGLGLLDMQTTFAREKVTSQVQATVAGDGDYLGGFGGHLTGYEIHMGRTELGAQARPAFIIETRSGQQVDVPDGAQNAEGSVWGTYIHGIFDNDLFRRHLVNILKKKKGLDTEGQAAIISTEQKKQAGYDRLAELVRNSLDMGLIYRLMEI, encoded by the coding sequence ATGGTGGCAGCCAAAACAATAATGGTTCAGGGAACGGCTTCCCACGCCGGTAAAAGTGTTTTAACGGCTGCTTTGTGCCGCATTTTTTACCAGGATGGTTACCGGGTGGCACCGTTTAAATCCCAAAATATGGCTTTAAATTCATTTGTCACCGCTGACGGCGGGGAAATGGGCCGTGCACAGGTGGTACAGGCCGAGGCGGCCGGTGTGCCGCCCAGCGTGGACATGAACCCCATTTTGCTAAAACCTACGGGTAACGCTTCGTCCCAGGTGGTGGTACTGGGACGCCCGCTGGACAATTATAACGCCTGGGACTATCATCAAGAGCTGGCAGGCAAACTATGGAGTGTGGTTACCGTAGCACTGGAAAGGCTGCAAAACGATTTTGATATTGTGGTTATAGAGGGGGCTGGCAGCCCGGCGGAGGTTAACTTGCAGGCCACTGATATTGTAAATATGAAGGTTGCCCGTCAAGCCGGGGCACCGGTATTACTGGTGGCTGATATCGACCGGGGCGGCGCCCTGGCGGCAGTAGTGGGTACTTTGGAATTGCTTCCCCCCGGGGACAGGGAGAGGGTTAAGGGTATCATTATAAATAAATTTCGCGGTGATGTGAATTTATTTCAACCCGCTATTAAATTCCTAGAACAAAAAACAGGGGTGCCGGTATGCGGCGTAGTGCCCTATTTTGATGATTTATACATACAGGACGAAGATTCGGTGGTTATGGAGAGAAAGAATTACCTGGCCGTTAATGATGGTGACAAAGTGGATATTGCCGTGTTGCGCTTGCCCCGGATCTCCAACTTTACTGATTTCGATCCCCTGGAAAGTGAACCCGGCGTGTATTTGCGCTATGTGGGCTGTGATGATACGCTGGGTCAGCCGGATTTGGTTATTATACCTGGTAGTAAAAATACCATTGAGGATCTTCTTTATCTCAAACAAACCGGGTTGGCGGGTGAAGTGGTGCGATTGGCCCGCCGGGGAGTGCCGGTGGTCGGTATTTGCGGCGGCTTTCAAATGCTGGGCCGTGAGCTTAAGGACCCTTTTAAAACCGAATCATCCATTGAACATATTCCCGGGCTGGGGCTGCTGGATATGCAAACAACCTTTGCCAGGGAAAAGGTGACCAGCCAAGTACAAGCTACGGTGGCCGGTGATGGTGATTACCTGGGCGGTTTCGGCGGGCACCTAACAGGTTACGAGATTCATATGGGCCGAACCGAATTGGGTGCCCAAGCCAGGCCCGCTTTTATAATCGAAACACGTTCCGGTCAACAGGTGGATGTGCCGGACGGGGCGCAAAATGCCGAAGGGTCTGTATGGGGCACATATATACACGGTATATTTGATAATGATTTATTCAGGCGGCACCTGGTTAATATACTGAAAAAGAAAAAGGGTCTGGATACTGAGGGGCAAGCAGCCATAATAAGTACCGAACAAAAAAAACAAGCGGGTTATGACCGGTTGGCTGAACTGGTGCGTAATAGCCTGGATATGGGGCTAATTTACCGCTTAATGGAAATATAA